The following coding sequences lie in one Miscanthus floridulus cultivar M001 chromosome 9, ASM1932011v1, whole genome shotgun sequence genomic window:
- the LOC136480962 gene encoding uncharacterized protein gives MGDREWMYSGFASKSHEWIRGTTEFLEHAFGPAAKGSIRMPCPCSECRNKKKKVKAQVLRDLFKHGFVPNYTRWRHHGEYHPIRDEVVRPILEEYDGDAGMADMMADFHKARFGKGMDVEEDPEETAKAFYDMMESAQKPLHEKTKLTQLDAVSRLIGLKSQLGISRDGFDLVLSIVGGLLPADHVLPTNTYATQKLLRALKMSYEGIHACPKGCVLFRGDLEEAKTCPKCDASRFVLVEGSDGSMKQSKVPEKVVRHLPFLPRLQRLYMTEESAKQMTWHKNGKRYHPDKMVHPADGDAWKHFDNMNPVKPYSRRVRTRLLEVPAIR, from the coding sequence ATgggtgaccgtgagtggatgtactcgggcTTCGCAAGTAAGAGCCACGAATGGATCAGGGGGACGACTGAgttcctggagcatgcatttggcccagctgctaaagggtcgattcggatgccgtgtccctgcagcgagtgcaggaacaagaagaagaaagtaaaggCTCAGGTGTTGAGAGATCTGTTCAAGCACGGGTTCGTTCCAAACTATACACGTTGGCGCCACCATGGTGAATACCATCCTATTAGGGACGAGGTGGTGCGACCCATCCTCGAGGAGTATGATGGCGATGCCGGGATGGCAGACATGATGGCAGACTTCCACAAAGCACGGTTTGGCAAAGGAATGGATGTGGAGGAAGATCCGGAGGAAACCGCGAAGgccttctacgacatgatggagtcggcacagaagccccttcacgagaagacaaagcttacgcaACTGGATGCCGTCTCACGCCTGATAGGGTTGAAGTCGCAGCTGGGCATTAGTCGAGACGGCTTCGATCTCGTGTTGAGCATTGTTGGGGGACTGCTTCCGGCAGATCATGTCCTGCCGACGAACACCTATGCTACACAGaagctccttcgtgcacttaagatgtcgtatgaggggatccatgcttgtccgaaggggtgcgtcctgttCAGGGGAGACCTCGAGGAAGCAAAAACCTGTCCGAAGTGCGATGCCTCTAGGTTCGTGTTGGTAGAAGGCTCTGATGGCAGCATGAAACAGTCTAAGGTCCCCGAGAAGGTCgtacggcaccttcctttcctaccgaggcTGCAACGGCTGTAtatgacagaggagtccgcgaaacagatgacgtggcataagaatggcaaaagataccatcctgacaagatggtacacccggcGGACGGTGATGCATGGAAGC